A genomic window from Streptomyces sp. NBC_01298 includes:
- a CDS encoding YdeI/OmpD-associated family protein, translated as MKFQSVVEPPEPMRGLEVPSEVVAALAGGARPPVTITINGHSWQSRVALLRGRHLIGLSHANRDAAGVEIGEEVEVELELDTEPRVVVEPDDFARALDGDPAARAAYDNLTYSRKREHVRAIESAKKPETRLGRIEKAIATLRG; from the coding sequence TTGAAGTTCCAGTCCGTCGTCGAGCCGCCCGAGCCCATGCGGGGCCTCGAAGTTCCGTCCGAGGTGGTGGCGGCACTCGCCGGTGGCGCGCGGCCGCCGGTGACGATCACGATCAACGGGCATTCCTGGCAGAGCCGGGTCGCCCTCCTGCGCGGCCGCCACTTGATCGGCCTCAGCCATGCCAACCGAGATGCCGCGGGTGTCGAGATCGGCGAGGAGGTCGAGGTGGAGCTGGAGCTGGACACCGAGCCGCGCGTCGTCGTCGAGCCCGACGACTTCGCCCGGGCTCTGGACGGGGACCCGGCCGCCCGCGCCGCGTACGACAACCTGACGTACAGCCGCAAGCGCGAGCACGTGCGCGCCATCGAGAGCGCGAAGAAGCCCGAGACGCGCCTGGGGCGCATCGAGAAGGCCATCGCCACCCTGCGCGGCTGA
- a CDS encoding VOC family protein: MKAHVSSILLGVRDMDRAKQFYTEGLGWKIQSDFGISVFFESDGASPVGFYSREGLAQQVGTDQEGSGFSGLVLTYVVRSETRVDEIMAEASKAGATVLKPAGALPWGGYGGTFADPDGYVWSLGYSDQGTDQPYAE; this comes from the coding sequence ATGAAGGCGCACGTCAGCTCGATCCTTCTTGGTGTCCGGGACATGGACCGGGCCAAGCAGTTCTACACCGAGGGACTCGGCTGGAAGATCCAGAGCGACTTCGGCATCTCGGTGTTCTTCGAGTCGGACGGCGCCTCGCCGGTCGGCTTCTACAGCCGCGAAGGCCTGGCCCAGCAGGTGGGCACGGACCAGGAGGGCAGCGGTTTCAGCGGGCTGGTCCTGACGTACGTGGTCCGCAGCGAGACGCGGGTCGACGAGATCATGGCGGAGGCCTCGAAGGCCGGCGCCACGGTCCTCAAGCCGGCCGGCGCCCTGCCGTGGGGCGGTTACGGCGGCACCTTCGCCGACCCGGACGGCTACGTCTGGAGCCTCGGCTACAGCGACCAGGGCACCGACCAGCCCTACGCGGAGTAG
- a CDS encoding helix-turn-helix transcriptional regulator, protein MCKPEWRRARVQAQRLEDLARLRRVRDRIDREYAQPLNVEALAHDVNMSAGHLSRQFRAAYGESPYAYLMTRRIERATALLRRGDLSVTEVCFEVGCASLGTFTTRFTELVGMPPGAFRRQAAADDAGPAITVEGMPACVAKQVSRPVRNREATAAPQALA, encoded by the coding sequence ATGTGCAAGCCCGAATGGCGACGTGCACGCGTCCAGGCGCAGCGCCTGGAGGATCTCGCACGGCTGCGCCGCGTCCGGGACCGGATCGACCGGGAGTACGCGCAGCCGCTGAACGTGGAAGCGCTCGCCCACGATGTGAACATGTCCGCCGGGCACCTGAGCCGGCAGTTCCGTGCCGCGTACGGGGAGTCGCCGTACGCGTACCTGATGACGCGTCGCATCGAGCGGGCGACGGCGCTGCTGCGGCGGGGGGACCTCAGCGTCACCGAGGTCTGCTTCGAGGTCGGCTGCGCGTCGCTGGGAACGTTCACCACCCGCTTCACCGAGCTGGTCGGCATGCCCCCGGGGGCCTTCCGGCGTCAGGCCGCAGCCGACGACGCGGGGCCGGCGATCACGGTGGAGGGGATGCCGGCGTGCGTGGCGAAGCAAGTCTCCAGACCGGTCAGGAATCGAGAAGCCACGGCCGCCCCGCAAGCCCTAGCGTGA
- a CDS encoding VOC family protein → MDITIHTTSLPHDDPDASLAFYRDVLGFEVRSDAGQGRMRWITVGPPGQPGTSILLAPPASDPGVTEDERRTITEMMAKGTYGWILLATPDLDATFEKAQAGDTEVVQEPTEQPYGVRDCAFRDPAGNLVRIQELR, encoded by the coding sequence ATGGACATCACCATTCACACGACGTCGCTTCCGCACGACGACCCGGACGCGTCGCTCGCCTTCTACCGCGACGTCCTCGGCTTCGAGGTCCGCAGCGATGCCGGGCAGGGGAGGATGCGCTGGATCACGGTCGGCCCGCCCGGTCAGCCGGGCACGTCGATCCTGCTGGCGCCGCCGGCCTCCGATCCCGGCGTCACCGAGGACGAGCGCCGAACCATCACCGAGATGATGGCCAAGGGCACCTACGGCTGGATCCTGCTGGCCACCCCGGACCTCGACGCCACCTTCGAGAAGGCGCAGGCCGGTGACACCGAGGTCGTCCAGGAACCGACCGAGCAGCCGTACGGCGTCCGTGACTGCGCGTTCCGCGACCCCGCGGGCAACCTGGTCCGCATCCAGGAACTGCGCTGA
- a CDS encoding ABC transporter permease — protein MSSLSLAVRDSSTMLRRNLLHARRYPSLTLNLLLTPIMLLLLFVYIFGDVMSAGIGGGSRADYIAYLVPGLLLMTIGSTTIGTAVSVSTDMSEGIMARFRTMAIHRGSVLIGHVIGSVLQSIASVVLVGAVGVAIGFRSTDATALEWLAAFGLLVLFALALTWIAVGMGLISPNAEAASNNAMPMILLPLLSSAFVPVEGMPGWFRPIAEYQPFTPAIETLRGLLLGTEIGNNGWIAVAWCLGLAVLGYFWSAAKFNSDPK, from the coding sequence ATGAGTTCCCTGTCCCTCGCCGTCCGCGACTCGTCCACGATGCTGCGCCGCAACCTCCTCCACGCCCGCCGCTACCCGTCCTTGACCCTGAACCTGCTGCTCACGCCGATCATGCTCCTGCTGCTCTTCGTCTACATCTTCGGAGACGTGATGAGCGCCGGCATCGGCGGCGGCAGCCGCGCCGACTACATCGCCTACCTCGTCCCCGGCCTGCTCCTGATGACGATCGGTTCGACCACGATCGGCACGGCGGTGTCCGTCTCCACCGACATGAGCGAGGGGATCATGGCCCGCTTCCGGACGATGGCGATCCACCGAGGGTCGGTGCTCATCGGGCACGTCATCGGCAGCGTGCTGCAGTCGATCGCGAGCGTGGTCCTGGTCGGAGCCGTGGGGGTGGCCATCGGCTTCCGTTCGACGGACGCGACGGCCCTGGAATGGCTGGCGGCCTTCGGGCTCCTGGTCCTGTTCGCCCTGGCGCTCACCTGGATCGCCGTCGGCATGGGACTGATCAGTCCGAACGCCGAGGCCGCGAGCAACAACGCGATGCCGATGATCCTCCTCCCGCTCCTCTCCAGCGCGTTCGTGCCGGTCGAGGGGATGCCGGGCTGGTTCCGGCCGATCGCCGAGTACCAGCCCTTCACCCCGGCCATCGAAACCCTGCGCGGACTCCTCCTGGGCACCGAGATCGGCAACAACGGATGGATCGCCGTCGCCTGGTGCCTGGGCCTCGCCGTCCTCGGCTACTTCTGGTCGGCCGCGAAGTTCAACAGTGACCCGAAGTAG
- a CDS encoding ATP-binding cassette domain-containing protein: MTTSAITANGLRKSYGDKTVLDGIDLAVPEGTVFALLGPNGAGKTTAVKILSTLVSPDPASGEIRVGGHDLAADPRAARAAIGVTGQFSAVDGLITGEENMLLMADLHHLSKAEGRRVTAELLERFDLTEAAKKPASTYSGGMKRRLDIAMTLVGDPRIIFLDEPTTGLDPRSRHNMWQIIRELVTGGVTVFLTTQYLEEADELADRIAVLNDGRIAAEGTAEELKRMIPGGHVRLRFSDPHAYRSASAVLGEVALDDEALALQIPSDGSQRALRSILDRLDSAGVEADELTVHTPDLDDVFFALTGTDPRPAQSTVPAQSKENLR, encoded by the coding sequence ATGACGACCTCGGCCATCACGGCGAACGGTCTGCGCAAGTCCTACGGCGACAAGACGGTCCTCGACGGCATCGACCTGGCCGTCCCCGAAGGAACGGTCTTCGCCCTGCTCGGCCCGAACGGCGCGGGCAAGACCACCGCCGTCAAGATCCTCTCCACCCTCGTCTCCCCGGATCCCGCCTCCGGCGAGATCCGGGTCGGGGGCCACGACCTGGCCGCCGACCCGCGGGCGGCCCGCGCCGCCATCGGTGTCACGGGGCAGTTCTCCGCGGTCGACGGGTTGATCACGGGAGAGGAGAACATGCTCCTCATGGCCGACCTGCACCACCTGTCGAAGGCGGAGGGGCGGCGGGTCACCGCCGAACTCCTCGAGCGGTTCGACCTGACGGAGGCGGCGAAGAAGCCCGCCTCCACCTACTCCGGCGGTATGAAGCGACGCCTGGATATCGCCATGACGCTGGTGGGTGATCCGCGGATCATCTTCCTCGACGAGCCGACCACCGGTCTCGACCCGCGGTCGCGCCACAACATGTGGCAGATCATCCGCGAGCTGGTCACGGGTGGTGTGACGGTCTTCCTGACCACGCAGTATTTGGAGGAGGCGGACGAACTCGCGGACCGCATCGCGGTGCTGAACGACGGCCGGATCGCCGCCGAGGGCACGGCGGAAGAGCTGAAGCGGATGATCCCGGGCGGCCATGTGCGTCTGCGGTTCTCGGACCCGCACGCCTACCGGTCCGCGTCTGCGGTGCTCGGTGAGGTCGCTTTGGATGACGAGGCGCTGGCGCTGCAGATCCCCAGTGACGGCAGCCAGCGCGCGCTGCGCTCGATCCTCGACCGGCTGGACTCGGCCGGCGTGGAGGCGGACGAGCTGACCGTGCACACCCCGGATCTCGACGACGTGTTCTTCGCCCTGACCGGCACCGACCCCCGCCCCGCCCAGTCCACCGTCCCCGCCCAGTCCAAGGAGAACCTCCGATGA
- a CDS encoding DUF4097 family beta strand repeat-containing protein has translation MQKFATTAPISAVLDIPAGAVRLIAADRADTVVEVRPADASKGRDVKAAEQTVVEYADGVLRIAVPAKNQILGASGSVEVTVQLPAGSGVEAKAASAELRGVGRLGDVVFEAAQGSVKIDEAASAHLTLAAGDVSVGRLAGSARISTQKGDLSIVEAVRGTVELHTEYGDISVGAGRGVSATLDAGTALGRIDNALRNTEGAAAGLAIHATTAYGDIAARSL, from the coding sequence ATGCAGAAGTTCGCTACCACCGCCCCGATCTCCGCCGTTCTGGACATCCCGGCCGGCGCCGTCCGGCTCATCGCCGCTGACCGCGCGGACACCGTGGTCGAGGTCCGGCCCGCCGACGCTTCGAAGGGCCGCGATGTGAAGGCGGCCGAGCAGACCGTGGTCGAGTACGCCGACGGGGTCCTGCGGATCGCGGTCCCCGCGAAGAACCAGATCCTGGGCGCCTCCGGTTCCGTTGAGGTGACCGTTCAGCTGCCCGCCGGCTCCGGCGTCGAGGCGAAGGCGGCCAGCGCCGAGCTCCGGGGCGTCGGACGCCTTGGTGACGTGGTCTTCGAGGCCGCGCAGGGCTCGGTCAAGATCGACGAGGCCGCGAGCGCGCACCTGACCCTGGCGGCCGGTGACGTCTCGGTCGGCCGCCTGGCGGGCTCTGCCCGGATCAGTACGCAGAAGGGCGACCTGAGCATCGTCGAAGCCGTGCGCGGCACGGTCGAACTGCACACGGAGTACGGAGACATCTCGGTCGGCGCGGGCCGTGGGGTCAGTGCCACCCTCGACGCCGGCACCGCCCTCGGCCGGATCGACAACGCCCTTCGCAACACCGAGGGCGCGGCGGCCGGCCTCGCCATCCACGCGACCACCGCCTACGGCGACATCGCCGCCCGCAGCCTCTGA
- a CDS encoding GbsR/MarR family transcriptional regulator, translating into MPGGRLTQQERQQIALGVADGLAYAEIARQLDRPTSTITREVMRNGGPGAYRADLAHRATEARAHRRKQTAPRGPQAAPQAYGRDAEAVRAYEEVFTTVMMASGMPTMTARVMACLTLTDTGSLTASELVQRLQVSPASVSKSITFLEGQGLIRREREEGRRERYVVDDDIWYQSMMASARSTAQIVETARQGVTVLGAGTPAGTRMENIARFLDFVSESIARAAEQAREILHTKPEAPSDTSTERSERNIAGTDEFPGEPRS; encoded by the coding sequence ATGCCGGGAGGCAGGCTCACCCAGCAGGAACGCCAGCAGATCGCGCTGGGAGTGGCCGACGGCCTCGCCTACGCGGAGATCGCCCGACAGCTGGACCGACCGACCTCGACCATCACGCGCGAGGTCATGCGCAACGGCGGCCCCGGCGCCTACCGCGCCGATCTGGCCCACCGCGCCACCGAAGCCCGCGCGCACCGGCGCAAGCAGACCGCGCCCCGTGGACCGCAGGCCGCCCCGCAGGCCTACGGACGGGACGCCGAGGCCGTACGCGCCTACGAGGAGGTGTTCACCACCGTCATGATGGCTTCGGGCATGCCCACCATGACGGCCCGGGTGATGGCCTGCCTCACCCTCACCGACACGGGCAGCCTCACCGCGTCGGAACTCGTCCAGCGCCTCCAGGTCAGCCCGGCCTCGGTATCGAAGTCGATAACGTTCCTGGAGGGACAGGGCCTCATCCGACGGGAACGCGAGGAAGGCCGCCGCGAGCGCTACGTCGTCGACGACGACATCTGGTACCAGTCGATGATGGCCAGCGCCCGCTCCACCGCCCAGATCGTCGAGACGGCGCGGCAGGGCGTCACCGTCCTCGGCGCCGGCACCCCGGCCGGCACCCGCATGGAGAACATCGCCCGCTTCCTCGACTTCGTCTCGGAGAGCATCGCCCGCGCCGCGGAACAGGCCCGCGAGATCCTCCACACGAAACCGGAGGCGCCCTCGGACACCTCCACCGAAAGATCCGAAAGAAATATCGCCGGGACCGATGAGTTCCCCGGGGAGCCACGGTCTTAG
- a CDS encoding dihydrofolate reductase family protein, whose translation MRTLISSAFVSLDGVVEAPGGEPGYRNSGWTFKDVEFLPEAFEIKGREQKEASAILLGRTSYEAFSPVWPAMEDFADYKVMPKYVVSTTLTEDDLVSDWGDTTILRTLDEVAALKETEGGPIIVHGSAALNRALSDAGLIDRYHLLVFPLLLGAGKRLFSATDKDAQKLKLVEHAAYANGLQLNVFDVVR comes from the coding sequence ATGCGCACCCTGATCAGCTCCGCCTTCGTCTCCCTCGACGGCGTCGTGGAGGCCCCCGGCGGCGAGCCCGGGTACCGGAACTCCGGCTGGACCTTCAAGGACGTCGAGTTCCTGCCCGAGGCGTTCGAGATCAAGGGCCGGGAGCAGAAGGAGGCCTCCGCGATCCTGCTGGGCCGCACCAGCTACGAGGCCTTCAGCCCCGTGTGGCCCGCCATGGAGGACTTCGCCGACTACAAGGTGATGCCCAAGTACGTCGTCTCCACCACCCTCACCGAGGACGACCTGGTGTCGGACTGGGGCGACACCACGATCCTGCGCACCCTCGACGAGGTCGCCGCGCTCAAGGAGACCGAGGGCGGCCCGATCATCGTGCACGGCAGCGCCGCCCTGAACCGGGCGCTCTCCGACGCCGGCCTGATCGACCGTTACCACCTGCTCGTCTTCCCGCTGCTGCTCGGTGCGGGCAAGCGCCTCTTCAGCGCCACGGACAAGGACGCGCAGAAGCTGAAGCTCGTCGAACACGCGGCGTACGCCAACGGCCTGCAGCTGAACGTCTTCGACGTCGTCCGCTGA